The following proteins come from a genomic window of Elusimicrobiota bacterium:
- a CDS encoding DEAD/DEAH box helicase, which produces MSLQDRLLNSPGFRRQMHALTLESVRGSFANLKPPADAQPVSHDWQHLLLTASLMAQAPKERPQATALRIAHHCLNSTTNGTNHRVAAAIVLDLLTNSPSIKLAIEKNLLDEGFMERVPAPLRLDVFKRAAEFSVYRGDKVIHLNRFQKDVHNALESAECVSISAPTSAGKSFILENHVREYVTDSGKKNIVFVVPTRALIQQVETDLQSIFSDSSIKPIITSVPQLPPNWDQQSNILVYTQERLQWLMNDAPDEFKLDLLIIDEAQKVGDGARGVLLQQAIELATSRWTSCKVIFSSPMSSNPEMLFRHTGKTGVRVISELVTVNQNLIWVSQVPRDPKQWTAELCVHDGKSLLGTISLEQRPTDPRKRLAFIAQAMSDASGGTLIYASGQADAEKMAILLANSILEDVIDSGISDLIDLVAKTIHPKYALVSTLARGVAFHYGNIPLLIRTEIERLFKEGKIRYLVCTSTLIEGVNLPARSIFVRRPTKGPGRPMSEIDFWNMAGRAGRLGKEFQGNIICVDPDNWEEPPPQKRVRYKIERTLDKVTSQATSLINFIDSGKTMKGGPSKAELEHTLAYLFLQHSRHGSISKGPSAPECDLAILQQIDASLKSVSDKVTLPIEILTRNPGVNPLGQQSLLKYFLEYDDQATELIPTLPESDDAFTSYVRLLNRICTHLSGDPTQLSPYFAVLAINWMRGYPLSRIIADNIKYWGKHPEKKKTVPVIIRDSMRDVEEFARFKFVKYSACYVDILRFYFRTTGHAAHLGQIPDLNIWLEFGASQQTQISLMGIGLSRQTAISISELIPQHNMDRDAAIAWLKQLDCDSLDLSPIVIAELKKARSALL; this is translated from the coding sequence GTGAGCCTCCAAGATCGCCTTCTAAATAGCCCGGGCTTCCGTCGTCAAATGCATGCACTGACCCTTGAGTCGGTGCGTGGGAGCTTTGCAAATCTGAAACCCCCAGCCGATGCCCAGCCAGTATCACATGATTGGCAACACTTACTCCTCACAGCAAGCCTAATGGCTCAGGCTCCCAAAGAGCGACCACAAGCGACGGCACTCCGTATCGCTCACCATTGTCTCAACTCCACAACAAATGGAACTAACCACCGCGTGGCCGCAGCAATCGTTTTGGATTTATTGACCAATAGTCCATCTATTAAGCTTGCGATAGAAAAAAACCTCCTAGACGAGGGTTTTATGGAGCGAGTTCCAGCCCCCCTACGCCTTGATGTATTTAAACGGGCCGCCGAATTTTCGGTTTATCGCGGTGACAAAGTAATTCATCTCAATCGGTTTCAAAAAGACGTCCATAATGCCCTTGAGTCGGCAGAATGCGTCAGCATATCAGCGCCAACGTCCGCTGGAAAATCGTTTATCCTCGAAAATCATGTGAGAGAGTATGTAACTGACTCTGGGAAAAAGAACATCGTATTTGTGGTTCCCACCAGGGCACTCATACAACAGGTCGAGACGGACTTACAATCCATTTTCTCTGATTCATCTATTAAACCGATAATCACCTCTGTCCCTCAGCTTCCACCGAACTGGGATCAACAATCGAATATTCTTGTCTACACCCAGGAAAGACTTCAGTGGCTAATGAATGATGCTCCGGACGAGTTTAAACTTGACCTACTCATTATTGACGAAGCACAAAAGGTCGGCGATGGTGCCCGTGGGGTTCTTTTACAGCAAGCGATTGAATTGGCCACTTCAAGATGGACGAGCTGCAAGGTTATATTCTCTAGTCCCATGTCTAGCAATCCAGAAATGTTATTTCGCCACACAGGAAAAACTGGCGTCCGAGTAATTTCAGAATTAGTCACCGTGAATCAAAATCTCATATGGGTCTCGCAGGTTCCCCGTGACCCCAAACAATGGACCGCAGAGCTTTGTGTGCATGATGGAAAGTCATTGCTTGGGACAATTTCGTTAGAACAGCGTCCGACTGACCCTCGGAAAAGGTTGGCCTTTATCGCCCAGGCCATGTCTGACGCCAGTGGCGGAACTTTAATTTATGCTAGTGGACAAGCAGATGCCGAAAAGATGGCAATCTTGCTGGCCAATTCAATTTTAGAAGATGTTATAGACTCGGGAATATCGGACTTAATAGATCTAGTTGCCAAGACCATTCATCCAAAGTATGCGCTAGTAAGCACTCTGGCTCGTGGCGTTGCTTTCCATTACGGCAATATCCCTCTTTTAATTCGCACTGAGATCGAGCGACTATTTAAGGAGGGCAAGATACGATACTTGGTTTGCACATCAACACTCATTGAGGGGGTGAACCTCCCTGCCCGCTCAATATTTGTTCGCCGCCCAACCAAGGGGCCAGGCAGACCTATGAGTGAAATTGATTTCTGGAATATGGCGGGGAGAGCGGGAAGGCTCGGCAAGGAATTCCAGGGAAATATTATCTGTGTTGATCCTGATAACTGGGAAGAACCACCGCCACAAAAACGCGTCCGATACAAAATAGAGAGGACACTGGATAAAGTGACTTCTCAAGCCACATCACTTATAAATTTCATTGACTCCGGAAAGACGATGAAAGGGGGGCCGAGTAAAGCTGAGCTTGAGCATACTCTCGCATACCTCTTCCTTCAACACTCTCGCCATGGGTCTATTAGCAAAGGCCCCTCTGCCCCCGAGTGCGATCTGGCTATCTTGCAACAGATTGACGCCAGCCTAAAATCCGTAAGTGACAAAGTCACTTTGCCGATAGAAATCCTTACTCGCAACCCTGGGGTAAATCCATTGGGTCAACAAAGCCTTCTCAAATACTTTCTGGAATATGACGATCAAGCCACGGAGCTTATCCCCACCCTTCCTGAAAGCGACGATGCTTTTACCTCCTATGTTCGCCTTCTTAACCGCATTTGCACCCACCTGTCTGGGGACCCCACGCAGCTCAGTCCATATTTTGCGGTATTGGCAATTAACTGGATGCGTGGTTATCCGCTGTCAAGAATCATTGCCGACAATATCAAGTATTGGGGAAAGCATCCCGAGAAGAAGAAGACAGTGCCGGTGATTATTCGAGACTCAATGCGTGACGTGGAGGAGTTCGCGAGGTTTAAATTTGTGAAATATTCGGCATGCTATGTTGACATCCTGCGCTTCTATTTCCGAACAACTGGACATGCCGCCCATTTAGGACAAATTCCAGATCTGAATATCTGGCTCGAATTTGGTGCGTCTCAGCAAACCCAGATTTCTCTGATGGGAATAGGCCTCTCTCGTCAAACAGCAATTTCTATTTCTGAGCTTATTCCGCAACATAACATGGATAGGGATGCCGCCATCGCATGGCTCAAACAATTAGATTGTGACAGCCTAGATCTCTCCCCGATCGTCATTGCGGAGTTAAAAAAGGCCCGCAGCGCTTTGTTGTAA
- a CDS encoding efflux RND transporter periplasmic adaptor subunit encodes MKTFIHVLMSAAFIGLVGCGGGTSGASEEHAAEAGESGSHNAGTIEVSVEAQKEGGIMTETVKQSSVPETFQAMGRVLQDAQKPHHVTAGGPGRIETLAVSLGQAVNPGDVLAAIKSPAGGLSNVTAPHKGIVTALHVGEGDSVDEMTFLFTLTDVDPLWGVLDIPERSLGQVRPGQKVEIRTTAYPREVFKGKVAFISPEIDTVSRTVKTRVAIENPAGLMKFGMFIDAAVHTGGHFQGASVRADAVQNGPTGPFVFVKTGESSFVPRPVEIGREKDGLVEILKGVAPGDSVAVEGSFLLKSEMMKEQMGEGH; translated from the coding sequence ATGAAAACGTTCATCCATGTTTTGATGTCTGCGGCCTTCATCGGCCTTGTGGGTTGCGGCGGCGGAACCTCCGGCGCATCGGAGGAGCACGCCGCCGAAGCGGGAGAAAGCGGCTCGCACAACGCGGGAACCATCGAGGTGTCCGTCGAGGCGCAGAAGGAGGGCGGCATCATGACGGAAACGGTGAAACAATCCTCCGTGCCGGAAACCTTCCAGGCCATGGGCCGCGTCCTTCAGGACGCGCAAAAGCCCCACCACGTGACGGCCGGCGGACCCGGCCGGATTGAAACCCTCGCCGTTTCCCTGGGGCAGGCGGTGAACCCGGGCGACGTGCTGGCGGCCATCAAATCCCCCGCCGGGGGCCTGTCGAACGTGACCGCCCCTCACAAGGGCATCGTGACGGCGTTGCACGTCGGCGAAGGGGACTCTGTCGACGAAATGACGTTCCTTTTCACGTTGACCGACGTGGACCCGCTTTGGGGAGTGTTGGACATTCCCGAGCGAAGCCTTGGACAGGTGCGGCCGGGGCAAAAGGTTGAAATACGGACCACGGCCTATCCGCGTGAAGTGTTCAAAGGGAAGGTCGCCTTTATTTCCCCCGAAATCGATACGGTCAGCCGCACGGTCAAAACGCGGGTGGCGATCGAGAACCCCGCCGGGCTCATGAAGTTCGGCATGTTCATCGACGCCGCCGTGCACACCGGCGGGCATTTTCAAGGGGCCTCGGTTCGCGCCGACGCCGTGCAGAACGGCCCCACCGGGCCTTTTGTTTTCGTCAAGACGGGAGAGTCTTCGTTCGTTCCGAGGCCTGTTGAAATCGGCCGGGAGAAAGACGGCTTGGTGGAGATACTCAAGGGCGTCGCCCCCGGGGACAGCGTGGCGGTGGAAGGGTCCTTCCTGTTGAAATCGGAAATGATGAAGGAGCAGATGGGGGAGGGACATTGA
- a CDS encoding CHAT domain-containing protein: MKKMGHFMGRSILRIPYRYIGPRVPNTWRPPFLSDRWLLTLGAFPQNLLSLVNPTVAFKMISQLANTGGHDFGVIYDENVADCVENQIENHHPIGILIVDTHKKEVFQHLAKMFRKTFITAFDDNVAKELKADPVCNDKFLDFDPIVVADEIRRHLPMALRMCGELMGDPFPDEIIARMTAQSELIKRGDQKMFYDFAPCYPNYLNIAQIKGWGWNATHLPKKVEHHRRIRAAIRSVKKLDINHWVINQESPPLILTFPFINRREESIKLRRIRNEIPAKAKPEIFKLMRGFKIEQSKDYLWYFDQELESISGLIIRERSKHLAFLDNMQFLHSGFRCSPSLRVPAKGASIYDCLAPFEPREFRRNYSPKGVFENISKLGEKLAESIPSEYLDILRQAKRQMVVISDLPIEWLMIDGVPLGFKNDVCRLPENPGATVMTQFAVNSQVFFSIPSEILKKTLVVCLSPGDDEILRAFQNIKRTHESSGVRFETCRSMEHLKQVANESDWDLIIYFSHGSSRKDRSDSVLLMDGVEISGQEIIDNGLSAPLVVLFACEMAPLFGYLNPIPQAFFEAGAMSVVTTILPISINSAFLLCNRILINLSTAAKTKIHHNWLDFVSHNLRTSLFEDMIHRILDSNKLSYLIPKMDYEKKAPWLGKAMNPLTRVAAYKELSESVSRCFPVESRPRVKDVLDKNEFLPEGLFFSIWGRADLIPFDSWSNKLNIEQNSGYDSSQVRE; this comes from the coding sequence ATGAAAAAAATGGGCCATTTTATGGGCCGATCGATTCTCCGCATCCCATACCGGTATATTGGTCCCCGTGTTCCAAATACTTGGCGCCCCCCTTTCCTCTCCGACAGATGGCTATTAACTTTAGGCGCATTTCCTCAGAATTTACTTTCCTTGGTCAATCCCACCGTTGCCTTCAAGATGATATCTCAACTTGCCAATACTGGCGGGCATGACTTCGGCGTTATCTATGATGAAAATGTGGCTGATTGTGTTGAAAACCAGATTGAGAACCACCATCCGATAGGCATACTGATCGTAGACACACATAAAAAAGAGGTTTTTCAGCATCTAGCGAAGATGTTTCGTAAAACCTTTATTACCGCATTTGATGATAATGTGGCTAAAGAACTAAAGGCTGATCCTGTCTGCAATGATAAATTTTTAGATTTCGATCCAATTGTTGTCGCAGATGAAATACGACGACATCTTCCAATGGCCCTAAGAATGTGTGGGGAACTGATGGGGGACCCATTCCCTGATGAAATAATTGCAAGAATGACAGCGCAATCTGAGTTGATTAAACGCGGCGATCAGAAAATGTTTTATGACTTCGCGCCATGCTATCCAAATTACTTAAACATTGCCCAGATAAAGGGGTGGGGCTGGAACGCTACCCATTTACCTAAAAAGGTTGAACATCATCGACGGATTAGGGCGGCGATAAGATCTGTCAAAAAGCTAGACATCAATCATTGGGTTATAAACCAAGAGTCTCCCCCCCTAATCCTGACCTTTCCATTTATTAATCGTCGTGAAGAGTCGATCAAATTGCGGCGCATTCGAAACGAGATCCCTGCCAAAGCCAAGCCAGAAATTTTCAAACTAATGCGTGGCTTTAAAATCGAGCAATCAAAAGACTATCTGTGGTATTTTGACCAAGAGCTAGAATCCATCTCTGGCTTGATTATTCGAGAGAGGAGCAAACATCTTGCATTCCTCGATAACATGCAGTTCCTTCATTCAGGGTTTAGATGTTCTCCCTCTCTCCGGGTTCCGGCCAAAGGAGCCTCAATCTATGACTGTTTGGCCCCTTTTGAACCTCGGGAGTTTCGACGGAATTATTCGCCCAAAGGCGTTTTTGAAAACATTTCAAAGCTTGGTGAGAAATTGGCGGAATCGATCCCATCTGAATACTTGGATATTCTCAGGCAGGCCAAAAGACAGATGGTCGTGATAAGTGATTTGCCAATTGAGTGGTTGATGATTGACGGAGTTCCATTGGGGTTTAAGAATGACGTATGTAGGTTGCCGGAAAATCCAGGCGCCACCGTTATGACTCAGTTCGCAGTAAACAGCCAAGTTTTCTTTTCAATTCCTTCCGAGATTTTAAAAAAGACTCTTGTCGTGTGCCTTTCGCCAGGGGACGATGAAATCTTACGCGCATTTCAGAATATCAAACGGACGCACGAATCCAGTGGTGTGAGGTTTGAAACTTGCAGAAGCATGGAGCATCTCAAGCAGGTGGCAAACGAATCTGATTGGGACCTAATCATTTACTTCTCCCATGGATCATCAAGGAAAGACAGGTCGGACTCCGTTCTCTTAATGGATGGGGTTGAGATATCCGGTCAAGAGATTATTGATAACGGCCTGTCTGCCCCGCTCGTTGTGCTGTTCGCCTGTGAAATGGCCCCACTGTTCGGTTATCTCAACCCCATTCCCCAGGCATTTTTCGAAGCTGGGGCCATGTCCGTGGTAACAACAATTCTTCCGATTTCAATCAATAGTGCCTTTTTGTTATGTAATCGAATACTCATCAATCTTTCGACGGCAGCAAAAACAAAGATCCATCATAATTGGCTAGATTTCGTCAGCCACAACCTCAGAACTTCACTTTTCGAGGACATGATCCATAGAATCCTCGACAGCAATAAGCTTTCCTATTTGATCCCCAAGATGGATTATGAAAAAAAAGCGCCTTGGCTTGGAAAGGCGATGAATCCCCTGACCCGTGTTGCCGCGTATAAGGAACTATCAGAATCGGTCTCCAGATGTTTTCCAGTGGAATCGAGGCCCCGGGTCAAAGATGTGCTGGATAAGAACGAATTCTTACCAGAGGGCCTTTTCTTCAGCATATGGGGAAGAGCTGATCTAATCCCATTTGACTCATGGAGCAACAAGCTCAATATAGAACAGAACTCCGGGTATGATTCATCACAAGTTCGCGAATGA
- a CDS encoding efflux RND transporter permease subunit — translation MLNNMIAFSIRHKWLVLAAAFLVACVGAASLRSLPIDAFPDVTSVQVEIVSTAAGKSPLEVEKLVTYPVENVLRGLPGLTQLRSASKYGISVVTVVFKDGTDLYFARQQVSERLTEAREKLGEGIEIAMGPPATAMGEIYQYTLDTGRETETPAQLTEMRTLQDWVVSPILKSVAGVGDINSFGGFIKEYQVVALPDLMTQYNVSLKELYDAIGRNNSNVGGGLLESSGEQLLIRGLGLIKSAAELGDIVVADRGGSPVLVKDVARVREGHAVRQGASFIDGKKEAVGGVVMMLKGENSRKVVGRVSEKVAEINASGVLPAGMKMKAFYTRDTVINSSVATIVKALAEGSAIVVVVLYLFLLSFRGSFVTIMALPLASLLTFLAMRRFGISGNLMSLGGLAISIGMIIDSTIIQVENVLHHLGSRREAEHRDKAVADAIIEVRKPSIFGELIIALTFIPILALEGIEGKMFGPLALTVMLALFASLLLSLTVIPALCATALRPAPDKESPLLTLAGRLYRPTLAWSMAHPRKVLLAGGLLLAGCLALVPRLGTEFVPVMDEGSFDMDTGILPGASLETSAGAAKKIERILMEFPELETVVSKTGWTGRAIEARGVEKTGFLGVLKPRKEWKTAKTREELFEKMREALAVIPGVVIGFSQPIQCRIDELVAGTRSQLAVRLFGDDLDVLTQKAAAIAAVLGGVRGATDVALERQGGQSYVNIEMNRGMISRYGLNVSDINDVIETALGGKSAGVVYEGDRAFDITVRLPETERNSLTALGEIVIASPSGARVPLSVLASIKRVEGPVQIGRESGKRRILVEANVSGRDLGGFVAEAQEKIRKAVPLPEGYYLTWGGQFENQQRAMKTLAVIVPATILLIFLLLAMTFNSLRQAVLVLLNLPLAMAGGIAALFISGLYLSVPAAVGFIALFGVAVLNGVVLVTYINQLRAKGMPMEEAIPEGCKRRMRPVLMTALITVASLTPMLFAVGPGSEVQRPLAVVVIGGLLTSTALTLIILPVLYAYFSRGERPA, via the coding sequence ATGTTGAACAACATGATCGCTTTTTCCATCCGGCACAAATGGTTGGTGCTGGCGGCCGCGTTTCTGGTGGCCTGCGTGGGGGCGGCTTCTCTGCGTTCCCTTCCCATCGACGCTTTTCCCGACGTGACCAGCGTGCAGGTGGAAATCGTCTCTACGGCGGCGGGCAAGTCCCCCCTCGAAGTGGAAAAACTGGTGACCTATCCGGTGGAGAACGTGTTGCGCGGCCTGCCGGGCCTCACGCAATTGCGTTCGGCGTCTAAATACGGGATTTCGGTGGTGACTGTCGTCTTTAAGGACGGCACGGACCTGTACTTCGCCCGGCAACAGGTGTCCGAGCGGTTGACGGAGGCGCGCGAGAAGCTGGGGGAGGGCATTGAAATCGCCATGGGTCCGCCCGCCACGGCCATGGGTGAAATCTACCAATACACCCTCGACACGGGACGGGAGACGGAGACGCCCGCCCAATTGACCGAGATGCGCACCCTGCAGGATTGGGTGGTGTCGCCGATCCTGAAAAGCGTGGCGGGCGTGGGCGACATCAATTCGTTCGGCGGTTTCATCAAGGAATATCAAGTGGTGGCTCTGCCGGACTTGATGACGCAGTACAACGTGAGCCTGAAGGAGCTTTACGACGCCATCGGCCGCAACAACTCCAACGTGGGAGGCGGGTTGCTGGAATCGTCGGGGGAACAGCTCCTCATACGCGGGTTGGGGCTGATTAAAAGCGCGGCGGAGCTGGGCGACATCGTGGTGGCGGATCGCGGCGGATCGCCCGTGCTGGTGAAAGACGTCGCCCGCGTGCGGGAAGGCCATGCCGTGCGCCAGGGGGCGTCGTTCATCGACGGAAAGAAAGAGGCCGTGGGCGGCGTGGTCATGATGCTCAAGGGCGAGAACAGCCGGAAAGTGGTGGGCCGGGTTTCGGAAAAAGTGGCCGAGATCAACGCGTCCGGGGTGTTGCCCGCCGGAATGAAGATGAAAGCGTTCTACACGCGGGACACCGTGATCAACAGCAGCGTGGCCACCATCGTCAAGGCGCTGGCGGAGGGCTCCGCCATCGTGGTGGTGGTTCTCTATCTGTTCCTGCTGAGTTTCCGGGGATCGTTCGTCACCATCATGGCGCTGCCTCTGGCGTCGCTTTTGACCTTCCTGGCCATGCGGCGATTCGGGATTTCCGGCAACCTCATGTCCTTGGGCGGCCTGGCCATATCCATCGGCATGATCATCGATTCGACCATCATCCAGGTGGAGAACGTCTTGCACCACCTGGGCTCCCGCCGGGAGGCCGAGCACAGGGACAAGGCCGTGGCCGATGCCATCATCGAGGTGAGGAAACCGAGCATCTTCGGCGAGTTGATCATCGCGCTGACGTTCATTCCCATCCTCGCGCTGGAGGGCATCGAGGGAAAAATGTTCGGGCCGCTGGCGTTGACGGTGATGCTGGCCCTCTTCGCTTCTCTGCTTTTGTCATTGACCGTCATTCCGGCTTTGTGCGCGACGGCGTTGCGCCCCGCGCCGGACAAGGAAAGTCCGCTCTTGACCTTGGCCGGGCGTTTGTATCGCCCGACCTTGGCGTGGAGCATGGCGCACCCGAGGAAGGTGCTTTTGGCGGGAGGGCTTCTGCTGGCCGGGTGCCTGGCGCTGGTGCCGCGATTGGGGACGGAGTTCGTGCCGGTGATGGACGAAGGGTCTTTCGATATGGACACCGGCATTTTGCCCGGAGCCTCCTTGGAAACATCCGCCGGAGCGGCGAAGAAGATTGAACGGATACTCATGGAATTCCCGGAGCTCGAGACGGTGGTTTCCAAAACGGGCTGGACCGGACGGGCCATCGAGGCGCGCGGGGTGGAGAAGACGGGGTTCCTGGGCGTGCTCAAGCCGCGCAAGGAATGGAAGACGGCGAAAACACGGGAGGAGCTTTTCGAGAAGATGCGGGAAGCCTTGGCCGTCATCCCCGGCGTGGTGATCGGTTTCAGCCAGCCGATCCAATGCCGCATCGACGAACTGGTGGCCGGGACGCGGTCGCAGTTGGCCGTGAGGCTCTTCGGCGACGACCTGGACGTGCTCACCCAAAAAGCCGCCGCCATCGCCGCCGTCCTTGGCGGAGTGCGGGGCGCGACGGACGTGGCGTTGGAACGGCAGGGCGGGCAGTCCTACGTGAACATCGAGATGAACCGGGGCATGATCTCACGCTACGGGCTGAACGTGTCCGACATCAACGACGTCATCGAAACCGCGCTGGGCGGTAAATCCGCCGGAGTGGTGTATGAGGGAGACCGGGCCTTCGACATCACCGTGAGGCTGCCGGAGACCGAAAGGAACTCCCTCACGGCGTTGGGCGAGATCGTGATCGCCTCGCCATCGGGCGCGCGGGTGCCGCTTTCCGTTTTGGCGAGCATCAAGCGCGTGGAGGGGCCGGTGCAGATCGGGCGGGAATCCGGCAAAAGGCGCATCCTGGTGGAGGCCAACGTGAGCGGCCGGGACCTGGGGGGATTCGTGGCCGAGGCGCAGGAAAAAATCCGGAAGGCCGTGCCTCTGCCGGAAGGCTATTACCTGACGTGGGGCGGGCAATTCGAGAATCAGCAGAGGGCCATGAAGACGCTGGCCGTCATCGTTCCGGCGACCATCCTGCTGATTTTTCTTCTGTTGGCCATGACGTTCAACTCCCTGCGGCAAGCCGTGTTGGTCCTTTTGAACTTGCCGCTGGCGATGGCCGGAGGCATCGCGGCGCTGTTCATCTCCGGGCTGTACCTGTCGGTTCCGGCGGCGGTGGGGTTCATCGCGTTGTTCGGGGTGGCCGTTCTTAACGGCGTGGTGCTGGTGACGTACATCAATCAATTGCGCGCCAAAGGCATGCCCATGGAGGAGGCAATCCCCGAAGGGTGCAAACGACGGATGCGTCCCGTGCTCATGACCGCGCTCATCACCGTGGCGAGCCTGACGCCGATGCTCTTCGCCGTCGGCCCCGGTTCCGAAGTTCAAAGGCCGTTGGCCGTGGTGGTGATCGGCGGATTATTGACGTCCACCGCGCTGACGCTGATCATCCTGCCGGTGTTGTACGCCTATTTCTCCCGAGGGGAGAGACCGGCGTGA
- a CDS encoding TolC family protein, with the protein MSKSLFFLILLTLLSPVLVRGLEGPGEDGLTLSGVIAEVKEKNPSLSSARWRLGLLEADVAVNSAFPNPSLEMEKSASGDTDGYEVKASQPVPLTRRAGTARSAALAEFEAGKLELEALETVILAEARKAWYALRISKERRRFEETNLKFSMDLLNKIEMRMQTGEAGNSDLARSKVEVTRSRLHLQEAETMVSRAAGELNSLMGRRPDATVAVSENGGFSLAPVPPTLEPLEHYTAQALTARAEPRALAFSEKAADLTVKLEKGKRLPVPEVGFIRGVDGGEGYSKLSLGLELPLWYNNKGEIKMALARKASLGYEGKRLELDIRREVHGAWLEMGLAQKRLAAARETVFMLNDLRRTAAQEYLSGKIGLTSFYETNRVFLEENISYLDALKEFYERTAQLDAVVNKGDEK; encoded by the coding sequence ATGAGCAAATCGCTGTTTTTCCTTATTCTCCTGACCCTTTTGTCCCCCGTTCTCGTTCGGGGTTTGGAAGGGCCGGGGGAGGACGGACTGACCTTGTCCGGCGTCATCGCAGAAGTAAAAGAAAAGAACCCGTCATTATCATCGGCCCGGTGGCGCTTGGGCCTGTTGGAGGCGGATGTGGCCGTCAACTCGGCGTTTCCCAATCCGAGTTTGGAAATGGAGAAATCCGCTTCCGGCGATACCGACGGGTATGAGGTGAAAGCCTCTCAGCCCGTGCCGTTGACGCGCAGGGCGGGCACGGCCCGCTCGGCGGCCCTGGCCGAATTTGAGGCGGGGAAATTGGAACTGGAAGCCCTGGAGACTGTGATCCTTGCCGAGGCCCGCAAAGCCTGGTACGCGTTGCGCATTTCCAAAGAACGCCGCCGTTTCGAGGAGACGAACCTTAAATTCTCCATGGACCTCCTCAACAAGATCGAAATGAGGATGCAGACCGGGGAGGCGGGCAACTCGGACTTGGCCCGGTCCAAGGTGGAAGTCACCCGCAGCAGGCTCCACCTTCAGGAAGCGGAGACGATGGTGAGCCGCGCGGCGGGTGAATTGAACAGTCTCATGGGCCGACGGCCGGACGCGACGGTGGCCGTGTCGGAAAACGGCGGTTTCAGCTTGGCACCCGTTCCTCCGACCCTGGAACCGTTGGAACATTACACGGCCCAGGCCCTGACCGCTCGCGCCGAGCCGCGCGCTTTGGCCTTCAGCGAAAAAGCGGCGGACCTGACCGTGAAGCTTGAAAAGGGAAAGCGCTTGCCCGTACCGGAAGTGGGGTTCATACGCGGGGTTGACGGCGGGGAGGGATATTCCAAGCTGTCTTTGGGTTTGGAACTGCCGCTCTGGTACAACAACAAGGGCGAAATTAAAATGGCGCTGGCCCGCAAAGCCTCGCTGGGTTACGAGGGAAAACGCCTGGAACTGGACATCCGGCGGGAGGTCCATGGTGCTTGGCTGGAGATGGGGCTGGCGCAAAAGCGTCTGGCCGCCGCGCGGGAAACCGTGTTCATGCTCAACGACCTCCGACGAACGGCGGCGCAGGAATATCTGTCCGGGAAAATCGGCCTGACGTCCTTTTACGAAACCAATCGGGTGTTCCTTGAGGAAAACATCAGCTATCTGGACGCATTAAAAGAATTCTATGAGAGGACCGCGCAGTTGGATGCCGTGGTCAATAAAGGAGACGAGAAATGA
- a CDS encoding class I SAM-dependent methyltransferase, with protein sequence MPDNWKGRIDRKFRWMSLFYDAFDLVFITAPSRNPRRILAEAVPPDARRILDVCAGTGRGALAVAAHRPGAQVIGIDLSVPMLAVAERKVPPKDRGRVTFRAMDAARLEFEDGSFDAAMISLALHELPPDLRARVLDEMVRVVKPGGRIYVADYDWPSAAVGRLLLRLFFLVFEPPHVLEFMRTDWPVEFDRRGCVLQEEKKALYTRILVGNKQREAQEK encoded by the coding sequence ATGCCTGACAATTGGAAGGGCAGGATAGATCGGAAATTCCGTTGGATGAGTTTGTTTTATGACGCGTTCGACCTTGTTTTCATAACCGCGCCATCCCGGAACCCCCGCCGCATTCTGGCCGAGGCGGTTCCGCCGGACGCACGCCGCATTTTGGACGTGTGCGCGGGAACCGGGCGGGGCGCGCTGGCGGTGGCGGCGCACCGTCCGGGGGCGCAAGTCATCGGGATCGACCTGTCCGTCCCCATGTTGGCCGTGGCGGAGCGCAAGGTTCCTCCGAAGGACCGAGGGCGCGTGACGTTCCGCGCGATGGACGCCGCCCGACTGGAATTCGAGGACGGGTCATTCGACGCCGCCATGATCTCGCTGGCTCTGCACGAACTGCCGCCGGACCTTCGCGCCCGCGTCCTGGATGAGATGGTCCGCGTCGTGAAACCCGGCGGGCGGATTTACGTGGCGGACTACGACTGGCCGTCCGCCGCCGTAGGGAGGCTCCTCCTCCGGCTTTTCTTCCTGGTGTTCGAGCCGCCGCACGTTTTGGAATTCATGCGGACGGATTGGCCTGTTGAGTTTGATCGACGGGGATGCGTGCTCCAGGAGGAGAAGAAGGCCCTCTACACCCGTATTCTCGTTGGAAATAAACAAAGGGAAGCGCAGGAAAAATGA